Proteins co-encoded in one Quercus robur chromosome 8, dhQueRobu3.1, whole genome shotgun sequence genomic window:
- the LOC126694688 gene encoding F-box protein At4g22280-like, whose translation MLRHSTSLFDKAYLSDLFIYFFHIFILQFIRVMEDSSTTNGEDWISRLPDSLLCHIFSFLSPKEAVGTSILSKRWENLWTLSPVFIFVIPLRLTGNYMNKVNCFIDYVNRVLAHRDGFAIEKCNLSCYTLHASAHLYSWTCAAIACMVLELTIESELFRVGQLPWCLLTCKTLVDLKIHGRFVLNFPTFICLPTLKFLYLNSVIYGDDASMQKLFSSCPVLEDLVIKRHDWDGVGIMNISVPSLKRSIFSLSLRSIGNYEYKVVINTPNLEYLEIDDYMYEDYSVNSTPSLVEACIQGTCVFGLLDGISQVKLLALSGDAMQSLHNIVPILPTFHNLTHLKLGIDDNVGWELLPNILQTSPNLKVLTLSRDL comes from the exons ATGCTTAGACACTCCACTAGTCTCTTTGATAAAGCTTATCTctctgatttatttatttatttttttcatatttttatccTTCAGTTTATCAGAGTTATGGAGGATTCAAGTACCACCAATGGTGAAGACTGGATTAGTAGGTTACCAGATTCACTGCTTTGTCACATATTCTCATTTCTTTCACCAAAGGAAGCAGTTGGGACTAGCATCTTGTCAAAGAGATGGGAGAACCTATGGACTCTGTCCCCAGTCTTTATTTTTGTGATACCTTTACGACTGACTGGTAATTACATGAACAAGGTAAATTGCTTTATTGATTATGTAAACCGGGTTCTTGCTCATcgtgatggatttgccattgaaAAATGCAATCTCTCATGCTACACATTACATGCATCAGCACATCTTTATTCATGGACTTGTGCTGCGATTGCTTGTATGGTTCTAGAGCTAACAATTGAGTCTGAGCTTTTCCGAGTAGGACAGTTGCCATGGTGCCTTCTCACATGCAAAACACTTGTGGATTTAAAAATTCATGGAAGATTTGTGCTCAACTTCCCAACATTTATTTGTTTGCCAACACTTAAGTTCCTTTATCTGAATTCTGTTATATATGGGGATGATGCCTCAATGCAAAAGCTCTTTTCTAGTTGTCCTGTCCTTGAAGATTTGGTCATAAAGAGGCATGACTGGGATGGTGTGGGGATTATGAATATCTCTGTACCTTCATTGAAAAGATCAATATTTTCCTTAAGTCTAAGAAGCATAGGAAATTATGAGTACAAGGTTGTCATTAATACCCCAAATCTTGAGTATTTGGAAATTGATGATTATATGTATGAAGATTATTCAGTGAATTCCACACCCTCTTTGGTTGAAGCATGCATCCAAGGTACATGTGTATTTGGACTTCTTGATGGAATCTCTCAAGTCAAGCTTTTAGCATTATCTGGTGATGCTATGCAG TCTCTGCACAATATTGTTCCCATCCTCCCCACCTTTCATAATCTCACCCATTTGAAGCTTGGAATTGATGACAATGTTGGTTGGGAACTACTACCAAATATACTTCAGACTTCACCCAATCTCAAAGTTTTAACTTTAAGCAG